The following are from one region of the Microbacterium sp. BK668 genome:
- a CDS encoding YdeI/OmpD-associated family protein: MAQRADKPELHVDTASEWEAWLDSDPDPGGVLLRLRKKASTKPGILYAEALDVALCFGWIDGQSRALDGDYYLQTFTPRRPRSLWSKVNIGHVTRLIEEGRMRPAGQLEIDRAKADGRWDRAYRQRDGELPPELQEALDADPLLADAFAAQSAQNRFAMAFRVANLKRPASRAARVAEYVEMLKRGETLY, encoded by the coding sequence ATGGCGCAACGTGCCGACAAGCCGGAACTGCACGTCGACACGGCTTCCGAGTGGGAAGCCTGGCTGGACTCCGATCCCGACCCGGGCGGTGTGCTGCTCCGCCTGCGGAAGAAGGCGAGCACGAAGCCGGGGATCCTGTACGCCGAAGCGCTCGATGTGGCGCTGTGCTTCGGGTGGATCGACGGTCAGTCGCGCGCGCTGGACGGCGACTACTACCTGCAGACCTTCACGCCGCGGCGGCCGCGGAGCCTGTGGTCGAAGGTCAACATCGGCCACGTCACCCGGCTGATCGAGGAGGGCCGTATGCGGCCGGCAGGCCAGCTCGAGATCGACCGCGCCAAGGCGGACGGCCGATGGGATCGCGCGTACCGCCAGCGCGACGGCGAGCTCCCGCCCGAGCTGCAGGAGGCCCTCGATGCCGACCCGCTGCTCGCGGACGCCTTCGCAGCGCAATCCGCGCAGAACAGGTTCGCGATGGCCTTCCGCGTCGCCAACCTCAAGCGGCCGGCCTCGCGCGCCGCGCGCGTCGCTGAATACGTCGAGATGCTCAAACGCGGCGAGACCCTGTACTGA
- a CDS encoding MmcQ/YjbR family DNA-binding protein codes for MTPDEMHAYCAAKPGAWVDEPWPGDVVFKVGPPDRGKIFVFLGDGSSIGFKAATTREEADDWLARYPEDVRVSAYIGRSGWNTVSLRGGVPDDELREAVDRSYELVVAGLPRKYRVFQD; via the coding sequence ATGACTCCGGACGAGATGCACGCCTATTGCGCCGCGAAACCGGGCGCTTGGGTCGATGAGCCGTGGCCCGGGGATGTGGTGTTCAAGGTCGGCCCTCCGGACCGGGGCAAGATCTTCGTCTTCCTCGGAGACGGCAGCTCGATCGGGTTCAAGGCCGCGACGACTCGGGAGGAAGCGGACGACTGGCTGGCACGGTATCCCGAGGACGTTCGCGTCTCGGCGTACATCGGGCGGTCGGGATGGAATACCGTGAGCCTGCGCGGCGGCGTGCCGGACGATGAGCTCCGCGAGGCGGTCGACCGGTCGTACGAACTGGTCGTGGCGGGGCTTCCCAGGAAGTACCGCGTCTTCCAGGACTAG